A part of Perca fluviatilis chromosome 15, GENO_Pfluv_1.0, whole genome shotgun sequence genomic DNA contains:
- the gprc5ba gene encoding G protein-coupled receptor, class C, group 5, member Ba isoform X1 — protein MAFLPVLLLLLTVAHRATGLSEASEPLPRGCGWGLVRPYTLLCDLDSIWGVAVESVAAGGVLTAILLALVLLCRLHHISEAEKRSGVGPILLLLLGILGLFSLSFAYLIEQDESLCLLRRALWGLLFAICFSCLLVQGVRLRRIGRERRSPGGCALTGLALGLSAVQGIIAAEWLLLTVLREGRAACQYLPLDFSLACSYVLALLLAALTAASLALCGKTHQWRCNAIWLLVTCLLSLLLWVAWVGFYLYGNAWLGRSPDWNDPALAIALVAQGWLLLIFHAIPESHICLRPPPQPTAPDYFDTSQNSTRMRETSFDEDIPLSHRQFVENQGYGYNDENTAGLRTGGGAGQHNTNTAARPSAPFRSNVYQPTEMTMILNGGAVSTASQSQVPSAPPTYTGRQLW, from the exons ATGGCGTTCCTCCCggtcctcctgctgctgctgactgtCGCTCATCGTGCCACCGGACTCTCTGAGGCCTCTGAGCCTCTCCCACGAGGCTGCGGCTGGGGCCTCGTCCGTCCCTACACCCTCCTCTGTGACCTGGACTCCATATGGGGTGTGGCTGTCGAGTCGGTGGCTGCCGGTGGGGTGCTGACTGCCATCTTGCTAGCCTTAGTCCTGCTGTGCCGCTTACACCACATCAGTGAAGCTGAGAAGCGCAGCGGCGTGGGACCcatcctcctgctgctcctcggCATCCTCGGCTTGTTCAGCCTGAGCTTTGCTTACCTGATCGAGCAGGATGAATCTTTATGTTTGCTCCGCAGGGCCCTGTGGGGTCTCCTGTTTGCCATCTGCTTCTCCTGTTTGCTAGTGCAGGGTGTGCGCCTGCGCAGGATTGGCCGTGAGCGCCGGAGCCCTGGTGGCTGTGCCCTTACAGGCCTCGCGCTGGGTTTGAGTGCCGTGCAGGGCATCATCGCCGCCGAGTGGCTACTTCTCACCGTGCTGAGGGAGGGACGTGCTGCCTGTCAGTACCTGCCACTGGACTTCTCACTAGCCTGCAGCTACGTGCTAGCCCTCCTACTAGCCGCGCTGACTGCCGCCTCTCTGGCCCTGTGCGGGAAGACACATCAGTGGCGCTGCAATGCCATCTGGCTGCTGGTGACCTGCCTGCTGTCGCTGCTGCTGTGGGTGGCCTGGGTGGGCTTCTATCTGTACGGCAACGCCTGGCTGGGGAGGTCCCCGGACTGGAATGACCCGGCACTGGCCATTGCTTTAGTGGCTCAGGGCTGGCTGCTACTGATCTTCCATGCCATTCCTGAATCCCACATCTGCCTGAGACCCCCTCCACAGCCCACTGCCCCAGATTACTTTGACACCTCCCAGAACTCGACACGGATGAGGGAGACCAGCTTCGACGAAGACATCCCTCTCTCACACAGGCAGTTTGTGGAGAACCAGGGCTACGGATACAACGATGAGAACACAGCAG GATTGAGGACCGGTGGTGGTGCTGGGCAACACAACACCAACACCGCCGCCAGACCCAGCGCTCCTTTCCGCAGCAACGTCTACCAACCCACCGAGATGACCATGATCCTGAACGGGGGAGCGGTGAGTACAGCCTCCCAGTCACAG GTGCCCTCTGCCCCTCCAACCTACACGGGGAGGCAGCTGTGGTGA
- the gprc5ba gene encoding G protein-coupled receptor, class C, group 5, member Ba isoform X2 translates to MAFLPVLLLLLTVAHRATGLSEASEPLPRGCGWGLVRPYTLLCDLDSIWGVAVESVAAGGVLTAILLALVLLCRLHHISEAEKRSGVGPILLLLLGILGLFSLSFAYLIEQDESLCLLRRALWGLLFAICFSCLLVQGVRLRRIGRERRSPGGCALTGLALGLSAVQGIIAAEWLLLTVLREGRAACQYLPLDFSLACSYVLALLLAALTAASLALCGKTHQWRCNAIWLLVTCLLSLLLWVAWVGFYLYGNAWLGRSPDWNDPALAIALVAQGWLLLIFHAIPESHICLRPPPQPTAPDYFDTSQNSTRMRETSFDEDIPLSHRQFVENQGYGYNDENTAGLRTGGGAGQHNTNTAARPSAPFRSNVYQPTEMTMILNGGAVPSAPPTYTGRQLW, encoded by the exons ATGGCGTTCCTCCCggtcctcctgctgctgctgactgtCGCTCATCGTGCCACCGGACTCTCTGAGGCCTCTGAGCCTCTCCCACGAGGCTGCGGCTGGGGCCTCGTCCGTCCCTACACCCTCCTCTGTGACCTGGACTCCATATGGGGTGTGGCTGTCGAGTCGGTGGCTGCCGGTGGGGTGCTGACTGCCATCTTGCTAGCCTTAGTCCTGCTGTGCCGCTTACACCACATCAGTGAAGCTGAGAAGCGCAGCGGCGTGGGACCcatcctcctgctgctcctcggCATCCTCGGCTTGTTCAGCCTGAGCTTTGCTTACCTGATCGAGCAGGATGAATCTTTATGTTTGCTCCGCAGGGCCCTGTGGGGTCTCCTGTTTGCCATCTGCTTCTCCTGTTTGCTAGTGCAGGGTGTGCGCCTGCGCAGGATTGGCCGTGAGCGCCGGAGCCCTGGTGGCTGTGCCCTTACAGGCCTCGCGCTGGGTTTGAGTGCCGTGCAGGGCATCATCGCCGCCGAGTGGCTACTTCTCACCGTGCTGAGGGAGGGACGTGCTGCCTGTCAGTACCTGCCACTGGACTTCTCACTAGCCTGCAGCTACGTGCTAGCCCTCCTACTAGCCGCGCTGACTGCCGCCTCTCTGGCCCTGTGCGGGAAGACACATCAGTGGCGCTGCAATGCCATCTGGCTGCTGGTGACCTGCCTGCTGTCGCTGCTGCTGTGGGTGGCCTGGGTGGGCTTCTATCTGTACGGCAACGCCTGGCTGGGGAGGTCCCCGGACTGGAATGACCCGGCACTGGCCATTGCTTTAGTGGCTCAGGGCTGGCTGCTACTGATCTTCCATGCCATTCCTGAATCCCACATCTGCCTGAGACCCCCTCCACAGCCCACTGCCCCAGATTACTTTGACACCTCCCAGAACTCGACACGGATGAGGGAGACCAGCTTCGACGAAGACATCCCTCTCTCACACAGGCAGTTTGTGGAGAACCAGGGCTACGGATACAACGATGAGAACACAGCAG GATTGAGGACCGGTGGTGGTGCTGGGCAACACAACACCAACACCGCCGCCAGACCCAGCGCTCCTTTCCGCAGCAACGTCTACCAACCCACCGAGATGACCATGATCCTGAACGGGGGAGCG GTGCCCTCTGCCCCTCCAACCTACACGGGGAGGCAGCTGTGGTGA